Proteins from a single region of Microbacterium sp. zg-Y818:
- a CDS encoding peptide MFS transporter: MSANEPAQVPVGPPTGPIETAAEDAGDRDTRFFGQPRALAHIFGVEMWERFSFYGMQGILLIYLYYSATDGGLGLDRAVAAGIVGAYGGSVYLSTILGAWIADRILGSERVLFYSAIVIVAGHVALALIPGFLGVGVGLILIALGSGGLKANATSVVGTLYRRDDPRRDAGFSLFYLGINLGALAGPLLTGLLQASLGFHWGFGLAAVGMALGLLQYSFGRRSLPEAARHVANPLPRNRYALVGGIAAAAVVLIVVLVLVGVIRPENLSLIVIITTVGATIAYFVVILSSRSIDAVERSRVFAFVPLFITSVAFWSLYQQQFTVVTIYADVKLNRDLFGWEMPVPWVQSINPIFIIVLSGVFAWLWTKLGTRQPSTPVKFGLGVIIMGAAFLLFLPFAGGGAGSTPLLAMIGILLVFTVAELLLSPVGLSVTTKLAPARFHTQMVALFFLSVALGTAISGLLAEYYDPDNEVPYFSVLGFIAIGVGVLLLIFVKPVLALMKGVR; the protein is encoded by the coding sequence ATGAGCGCGAACGAGCCGGCCCAGGTCCCCGTCGGGCCTCCCACGGGCCCCATCGAGACCGCCGCGGAAGACGCCGGCGACCGCGACACCCGCTTTTTCGGGCAGCCCCGGGCGCTGGCGCACATCTTCGGCGTGGAGATGTGGGAGCGGTTCAGCTTCTACGGCATGCAGGGCATCCTGCTCATCTACCTGTACTACTCCGCCACCGACGGCGGGCTGGGGCTCGACCGCGCCGTGGCTGCCGGCATCGTGGGCGCATACGGCGGCTCGGTCTACCTCTCGACCATCCTCGGGGCGTGGATCGCCGACCGCATCCTCGGCTCCGAGCGGGTGCTCTTCTACAGTGCGATCGTCATCGTCGCCGGTCACGTCGCCCTCGCCCTCATCCCCGGATTCCTCGGGGTCGGCGTCGGACTCATCCTCATCGCGCTGGGATCGGGCGGCCTCAAGGCCAACGCCACGAGCGTGGTGGGAACGCTGTACCGGCGGGACGACCCCCGACGGGATGCCGGGTTCTCGCTGTTCTACCTCGGCATCAACCTCGGCGCGCTGGCCGGCCCGCTGCTGACGGGTCTGCTGCAGGCCTCGCTGGGGTTCCATTGGGGCTTCGGGCTGGCTGCCGTCGGAATGGCGCTGGGGCTGCTGCAGTACTCTTTCGGGCGCCGGTCGCTCCCCGAGGCGGCACGCCACGTCGCCAACCCGCTCCCCCGCAACCGCTACGCGCTGGTCGGCGGCATCGCCGCGGCGGCGGTGGTGCTCATCGTCGTGCTGGTGCTCGTCGGGGTGATCCGCCCCGAGAACCTGTCTCTCATCGTCATCATCACCACGGTCGGCGCCACGATCGCCTACTTCGTCGTGATCCTCTCGAGCCGCAGCATCGACGCCGTCGAGCGCAGCCGGGTGTTCGCGTTCGTGCCGCTGTTCATCACGTCGGTGGCGTTCTGGTCGCTGTACCAGCAGCAGTTCACCGTCGTGACGATCTACGCCGACGTGAAGCTCAACCGCGACCTCTTCGGCTGGGAGATGCCGGTGCCGTGGGTGCAGTCGATCAACCCGATCTTCATCATCGTGCTCTCGGGTGTCTTCGCGTGGCTGTGGACGAAGCTCGGCACGCGGCAGCCCTCGACCCCGGTGAAGTTCGGTCTGGGCGTCATCATCATGGGCGCGGCGTTCCTGCTGTTCCTCCCGTTCGCCGGGGGCGGCGCCGGCTCCACACCGCTGTTGGCGATGATCGGCATCCTGCTGGTGTTCACCGTCGCCGAGCTGCTGCTGTCGCCGGTGGGTCTGTCGGTGACGACCAAGCTCGCCCCGGCGCGCTTCCACACCCAGATGGTCGCCCTGTTCTTCCTGTCGGTGGCGCTGGGCACGGCCATCTCGGGGCTGCTGGCGGAGTACTACGATCCCGACAACGAGGTGCCGTATTTCTCGGTCCTCGGGTTCATCGCGATCGGTGTCGGCGTGCTGCTGCTGATCTTCGTGAAGCCGGTGCTGGCGCTCATGAAGGGCGTGCGCTGA